A single genomic interval of Microcebus murinus isolate Inina chromosome 24, M.murinus_Inina_mat1.0, whole genome shotgun sequence harbors:
- the SMIM19 gene encoding small integral membrane protein 19, producing MAGGYGVMGDDGSIDYTVHEAWNEATNVYLIVILVSFGLFMYAKRNKRKIMRIFSVPPTEETSSEPNFYDTISKIRLRQQLEMYSLSRKYDCQQPQNQADSVQLSLE from the exons ATGGCCGGAGGTTACGGAGTGATGGGAGACGATGGCTCTATTGATTACACTGTTCACGAAGCCTGGAACGAAGCCACCAATGTTTATTTGATAGTTATCCTCGTTAGCTTCGGGCTCTTTATGTATGCCAAGAG gaataaaaggaaaattatgagGATATTCAGCGTGCCACCTACAGAAGAAACTTCGTCAGAGCCCAACTTTTACGACACAATCAGCAAAATTCGTTTAAGACAACAACTGGAAATGTATTCCCTTT CAAGGAAATATGACTGTCAACAGCCACAGAACCAAGCTGACAGTGTGCAGCTCTCCTTGGAATGA